In a genomic window of Streptomyces koelreuteriae:
- the snpA gene encoding snapalysin, whose amino-acid sequence MRKSMSTLAVLGLGLATVGFGTAAPAAAAPAPATPAPVAAPHAGYVAKSAESDASKAFFQAVLESVAEKRAASPSATAAVTVVYDASRAPTFSSQIARSTQIWNGAVSNVKLQSGSASSADFSYREGNDSRGSYASTDGHGNGYIFLDYRQNQQYNSTRVTAHETGHVLGLPDHYSGPCSELMSGGGPGTSCTNANPNAAERARVNQLWANGLAAAMDKALDKALEKSGR is encoded by the coding sequence ATGCGAAAGTCCATGTCCACACTGGCGGTTCTAGGTCTCGGCCTCGCGACGGTCGGCTTCGGTACGGCCGCTCCCGCCGCGGCGGCCCCGGCCCCGGCGACCCCGGCCCCGGTAGCCGCGCCGCACGCCGGGTACGTCGCCAAGTCCGCCGAATCGGACGCCAGCAAGGCCTTCTTCCAGGCCGTCCTGGAGTCGGTCGCCGAGAAGCGTGCCGCGAGCCCGAGTGCCACCGCCGCCGTCACCGTCGTCTACGACGCGTCCCGCGCGCCCACGTTCAGCTCCCAGATAGCGCGCAGCACCCAGATATGGAACGGCGCGGTGTCGAACGTGAAGCTCCAGTCCGGCTCCGCGTCGTCCGCCGACTTCAGCTACAGAGAGGGGAATGACTCCCGGGGCTCCTACGCCTCGACCGACGGGCACGGCAACGGCTACATCTTCCTCGACTACCGGCAGAACCAGCAGTACAACTCCACGCGGGTCACCGCGCACGAGACCGGTCACGTCCTCGGTCTGCCCGACCACTACTCGGGTCCGTGCAGCGAGCTGATGTCCGGTGGCGGGCCCGGTACGTCCTGCACCAACGCCAACCCGAACGCCGCCGAGCGGGCCCGGGTGAACCAGCTGTGGGCCAACGGTCTCGCGGCGGCGATGGACAAGGCCCTGGACAAGGCCCTGGAGAAGTCCGGCCGTTAA
- a CDS encoding alpha/beta fold hydrolase, whose product MAPFLAYEDKGPETDRQPLVPKVPLVLVHGHPFDRSMWAPQLETFAADRRVIAPDLRGYGASPNAPAVPDFSGFARDIEALLDELKVESFVLAGLSMGGQIAMDCYRLFPERVSGLVLADTFPSAETPEGVRTRDAMADRLLAEGMRGYADEVLERMVAPYASDGVKAHVHRMMTATAPEGAAAALRARARRPGYDDLLTRVRVPALVVVGADDTFTPVSDALAMHTALPDSALHIIDGAAHMPNLERPAVFDQALAELLARVDARQPSPAPPRP is encoded by the coding sequence ATGGCACCCTTCCTCGCATACGAGGACAAAGGCCCCGAGACCGACCGGCAGCCGCTTGTCCCCAAGGTCCCCCTGGTTCTCGTCCACGGCCACCCCTTCGACCGCTCGATGTGGGCCCCGCAGCTCGAGACGTTCGCGGCGGACCGCCGGGTCATCGCCCCCGACCTGCGCGGCTACGGCGCCTCTCCGAACGCGCCCGCCGTCCCGGACTTCTCCGGATTCGCCCGGGACATCGAGGCCCTGCTGGACGAGCTGAAGGTGGAGTCGTTCGTCCTCGCGGGCCTGTCGATGGGCGGCCAGATCGCGATGGACTGCTACCGCCTGTTCCCCGAGCGCGTCAGCGGCCTGGTCCTCGCGGACACCTTCCCGTCGGCGGAGACCCCCGAGGGCGTCCGCACTCGCGACGCCATGGCGGACCGTCTCCTGGCGGAGGGCATGCGCGGCTACGCCGACGAGGTCCTGGAGCGGATGGTCGCCCCCTACGCCTCCGACGGGGTCAAGGCCCACGTCCACCGCATGATGACCGCCACCGCCCCCGAGGGCGCCGCGGCGGCCCTGCGCGCCCGCGCCCGCCGCCCCGGCTACGACGATCTGCTGACCCGCGTCCGCGTCCCGGCCCTGGTCGTCGTGGGAGCGGACGACACCTTCACCCCGGTCTCCGACGCCCTGGCCATGCACACGGCCCTGCCGGACTCGGCGCTGCACATCATCGACGGCGCGGCCCACATGCCGAACCTGGAACGCCCGGCCGTCTTCGACCAGGCACTGGCGGAACTCCTGGCCCGCGTCGACGCACGGCAACCTTCCCCCGCCCCACCCCGTCCTTGA
- a CDS encoding extracellular solute-binding protein, translated as MARRLPAAVLSLLSTLSLLAVASCTGGGAGDGGGQQPQGADASTRIVVASGQDVTGKNGIRQQLIDAWNATEGSHGYRARLVELPGSADQQRSQLLGALQSGSADYDVVNLDVTWIPEFAESGMIRPLTDAAVKAPEDLIPSVNSTSYWDGKRYAVPFNSDAGLLYYRKDHLRDASASRTELSDGVTWRELRDLIDAVAPRDEKAGWTTQLAPYEGRTVNAIEAFASAVPDFELTDRDGTYVATEQQLTAGVAELRERTAKAYTLKEASESREAESLSAFAEGRTTFLRHWPYVYPTLYETFKGKLGVTRLPGKTVLGGQNLAVTSSMTGQRAAKAEELIAFLTDPDSERCLLRAGFAATRTSAYQESAPDCRHAPAYAETPWASPTGESTVRTPPDRFSDGTSYSRDILYPALREAVRRPVTPLYGAVNRTLITELDALYDPPRGPGEDPPSDTEIAKSLDEALREFLPD; from the coding sequence ATGGCCCGCCGCCTGCCCGCCGCAGTGCTGTCCCTGCTGTCCACGCTGTCGCTGCTCGCCGTCGCCTCCTGCACCGGCGGCGGCGCCGGGGACGGCGGGGGACAGCAGCCGCAGGGCGCCGACGCCTCCACCCGGATCGTGGTGGCCAGCGGCCAGGACGTCACCGGCAAGAACGGCATACGCCAGCAGCTCATCGACGCCTGGAACGCCACGGAGGGCTCCCACGGCTACCGGGCCCGCCTCGTCGAACTGCCCGGCTCCGCCGACCAGCAGCGCAGCCAGCTCCTCGGCGCCCTCCAGTCGGGCAGCGCCGACTACGACGTGGTCAACCTCGACGTGACCTGGATCCCGGAGTTCGCCGAGTCCGGCATGATCCGCCCGCTGACGGACGCGGCCGTCAAGGCCCCCGAGGATCTCATCCCCTCCGTCAACAGCACGTCGTACTGGGACGGCAAGCGGTACGCGGTCCCCTTCAACAGCGACGCCGGCCTGCTGTACTACCGCAAGGACCATCTGCGGGACGCCAGTGCCTCCCGGACCGAGCTCAGCGACGGGGTCACCTGGCGCGAGCTGCGGGACCTGATCGACGCCGTCGCCCCCAGGGACGAGAAAGCGGGCTGGACCACCCAGCTCGCCCCGTACGAGGGCCGTACGGTCAACGCGATCGAGGCGTTCGCCTCGGCCGTACCGGACTTCGAGCTGACCGACCGCGACGGCACATACGTCGCGACCGAGCAGCAGCTCACGGCGGGCGTGGCCGAACTGCGTGAGCGCACGGCGAAGGCCTACACGCTCAAGGAGGCCTCCGAGTCCCGCGAGGCCGAGTCGCTGAGCGCCTTCGCGGAGGGCCGCACCACCTTCCTGCGGCACTGGCCGTACGTCTATCCCACCCTCTACGAGACCTTCAAGGGCAAGCTCGGTGTGACCCGGCTGCCCGGCAAGACCGTGCTCGGCGGCCAGAACCTCGCCGTCACCTCCTCCATGACCGGGCAGCGGGCCGCGAAGGCCGAGGAACTCATCGCGTTCCTGACCGACCCCGACAGCGAACGCTGCCTGCTGCGTGCCGGGTTCGCCGCGACCCGCACCTCCGCGTACCAGGAGTCCGCCCCCGACTGCCGCCACGCCCCCGCGTACGCGGAGACGCCCTGGGCGTCCCCCACCGGCGAGAGCACGGTCCGTACGCCCCCCGACCGCTTCTCCGACGGCACCAGCTACTCCCGCGACATCCTGTACCCGGCGCTCCGCGAGGCCGTCCGCCGCCCGGTGACGCCGCTGTACGGCGCGGTGAACCGCACCCTCATCACCGAACTCGACGCGCTGTACGACCCTCCGCGAGGCCCGGGGGAAGACCCGCCGAGTGACACGGAGATAGCGAAAAGCCTGGATGAGGCGCTGAGAGAATTCCTACCCGATTGA
- a CDS encoding endonuclease/exonuclease/phosphatase family protein: MNTAAAERTATDDGPEHDPPGRRFGAGFAFLLLAGVSVVVGFRTADSDGVTPVPQLLAFLPWLLAPTGLALLLTLRSRWWLGTAWGVAVLGLLAWFIEPYGKVDDPAGRPVADLRVLTSNVEFGQGTGSLIAAVRREKPDIIFVQECEYACDERLRKDLSQDYPHRSAVEGGGSEGSVILSRFPLRPTDGVPATMGMPGAVADVDGNAVRLQLAHPMPPLPGQVDLWKRELGALRAAAVTDRGTPLVLAGDFNASQDHAVFRRILDTGLRDAARLDGADRTATWPARTAPTLGAQIDHVLVSRDFAARDTRVLKLSDTDHRSVITDLTLHRRPGSGS; the protein is encoded by the coding sequence TTGAACACCGCCGCTGCCGAACGGACCGCCACCGACGACGGGCCGGAACACGATCCGCCCGGGCGGCGATTCGGCGCGGGGTTCGCCTTCCTGCTGCTCGCGGGGGTGAGCGTGGTCGTGGGCTTCCGCACCGCCGACAGCGACGGCGTCACACCCGTCCCGCAGCTCCTCGCCTTCCTCCCCTGGCTGCTCGCGCCCACCGGCCTGGCGCTGCTGCTCACCCTGCGCTCCCGCTGGTGGCTGGGAACGGCCTGGGGAGTGGCCGTGCTCGGCCTGCTGGCCTGGTTCATCGAGCCGTACGGCAAGGTCGACGACCCCGCCGGCCGCCCGGTCGCCGATCTGCGCGTGCTGACCTCGAACGTCGAGTTCGGGCAGGGCACCGGCTCCCTGATCGCCGCCGTACGCCGCGAGAAACCGGACATCATCTTCGTACAGGAGTGCGAGTACGCGTGTGACGAGCGGCTGCGGAAGGACCTCTCCCAGGACTATCCGCACCGCAGCGCCGTCGAGGGCGGCGGCTCCGAGGGCTCCGTCATCCTCAGCCGCTTCCCGCTCCGGCCCACCGACGGGGTCCCCGCCACCATGGGCATGCCCGGGGCGGTCGCCGACGTGGACGGAAACGCCGTACGGCTCCAGCTCGCCCACCCCATGCCCCCGCTGCCCGGGCAGGTCGACCTCTGGAAGCGGGAACTCGGCGCCCTGCGCGCCGCGGCCGTCACCGACCGGGGCACCCCGCTCGTCCTGGCCGGCGACTTCAACGCCTCCCAGGACCACGCCGTCTTCCGCCGCATCCTCGACACCGGCCTGCGCGACGCCGCCCGCCTGGACGGCGCCGACCGCACGGCCACCTGGCCGGCCCGGACCGCCCCGACGCTCGGCGCCCAGATCGACCATGTGCTGGTGTCGCGGGACTTCGCGGCCCGCGACACCCGCGTACTGAAGCTGTCCGACACGGACCACCGGTCGGTGATCACCGACCTGACGCTGCACCGGCGGCCCGGGAGCGGCTCTTAA
- a CDS encoding aminotransferase-like domain-containing protein: protein MGDYRRIADRIADDIATGRLRPGQRLPPQRAFARRRGIAPSTAGRVYSELVRRGLVVGEVGRGTFVRAGPTGPAGQALAEPGPTGTPVNLELNYPSAPGQPELLAPVLAPLLRPDVLAEALLPAAATGTPQARQAAAALLTTPGWRPAPDRLLFTGNARQAIAAVLASLVRPGGRVGVEQLTYPLVKEIAARLGITLVPLAGDRAGLLPEAIAAAHRSAPLSALYVQPTLHNPTSLTTSRTRRLQLAQLIHHLDLPIVEDRIWSFLHGPGERNGAGDPLAAHAPALAHVVDGLSKRVAPGLTVGFLVVPPQRVAAVADAVRSGGWSAARFALEAAVRWASEGTVERLVEAKRADAARRQRILAEELAGFAVRSDPRAYFAWWELPSPWRADTFTAAAAAHGIAVTPGPAFAVSPGHTPDAVRLGLASAPEGDLRRALRTLGCVAARRGGGR, encoded by the coding sequence ATGGGTGACTACCGGCGCATCGCCGACAGGATCGCCGACGACATCGCCACCGGACGGCTCCGGCCCGGTCAACGGCTGCCGCCGCAGCGGGCGTTCGCGCGGCGGCGCGGCATCGCCCCGTCGACGGCGGGCCGGGTCTACAGCGAACTCGTCCGGCGCGGGCTGGTCGTCGGCGAGGTCGGGCGCGGCACCTTCGTACGGGCCGGACCGACAGGACCGGCGGGGCAGGCGCTCGCCGAGCCCGGCCCGACCGGCACTCCGGTCAACCTGGAGCTCAACTACCCCAGCGCGCCCGGCCAGCCGGAGCTGCTCGCCCCAGTCCTCGCGCCCCTGCTGCGCCCCGACGTGCTGGCCGAGGCCCTGCTGCCGGCCGCCGCCACCGGCACCCCGCAGGCCCGTCAGGCCGCGGCCGCCCTCCTCACCACGCCCGGCTGGCGCCCCGCCCCGGACCGGCTGCTGTTCACCGGCAACGCCCGTCAGGCCATCGCCGCCGTCCTGGCCTCCCTGGTCCGGCCGGGCGGCCGGGTCGGGGTGGAGCAGCTGACGTATCCGCTGGTCAAGGAGATCGCGGCCCGGCTGGGCATCACCCTGGTGCCGCTGGCCGGTGACCGGGCCGGGCTGCTGCCGGAGGCCATCGCGGCCGCGCACCGCTCGGCGCCCCTGTCCGCCCTGTACGTGCAGCCGACGCTGCACAATCCGACGTCCCTGACGACGAGCCGGACGCGGCGGCTGCAACTCGCCCAGCTCATCCACCACTTGGACCTCCCGATCGTGGAGGACCGCATCTGGTCCTTCCTGCACGGCCCGGGGGAGCGGAACGGGGCCGGCGATCCCCTCGCCGCCCATGCCCCGGCCCTCGCCCATGTCGTCGACGGGCTCTCCAAGCGGGTCGCGCCCGGGCTCACCGTCGGGTTCCTCGTGGTGCCGCCGCAGCGGGTCGCCGCCGTCGCCGACGCCGTGCGGTCGGGCGGGTGGAGCGCGGCACGGTTCGCGCTGGAGGCGGCCGTGCGCTGGGCGTCGGAGGGGACGGTGGAGCGGCTGGTGGAGGCCAAGCGGGCGGACGCGGCGCGGCGGCAGCGGATCCTCGCCGAGGAACTCGCCGGCTTCGCCGTACGGTCCGATCCCCGCGCCTATTTCGCCTGGTGGGAACTGCCGTCCCCATGGCGCGCCGACACCTTCACGGCCGCCGCGGCCGCGCACGGCATCGCCGTCACGCCCGGCCCCGCCTTCGCCGTCTCCCCCGGCCACACGCCCGACGCCGTCAGGCTCGGGCTCGCGTCGGCTCCGGAGGGGGATCTGCGGCGGGCGCTGCGGACGCTCGGCTGCGTCGCCGCGCGGCGAGGGGGCGGTCGGTGA
- a CDS encoding vWA domain-containing protein has product MSRFDPRGRANRALLVGVSEYDHTAPDPRGVTGQLPAVRHNRKTLDDALHRGGVFGAGEIRVLASPSQEDFTAALRHAVREADGLLLLYFAGHAVVNTSGGELHLQMRTARVVAGELPGAVSFAQVLGEICVAESRAEKVLVILDCCYAGHAAGIWHRFADPEGNKEKVLLLMSVQPNRCILGGDADVATPFTRELAEVLDEGGEVWLSELYPTLKQRMDEAGYRAEEDDPQIPQALAPPWDPDADVLLAARPVPSLAPEAPPVPVPDPEPAPPPVPVGVPDPPPVRPRRLRQFTRAAAAAVRAVAERLGRTALLTAVLALLATGAGGYGIFAVLGDSAICAPSLELRVLTDPDLEPAMQAAADAYFVSGANTTDDGCRRGGVTVYSAGSAAVVSALSERTDAWQQPREDDNPQRDIGPQPDVWIPATGADVGRVAAAQEDRVFARLEPDTEPLAYSPVVLAVPRGLDHTLGKSTGRSLSELVDVLEGGPGAAEVHRPDPALTGSALLATAGLYGDGDDARGAELRITRPERPEPSAVKLLCSLPDDDAVDDRGAALVPEFLLRSGIGCRPATRVPRTAAYPDDVPGLEPTFVRVRWDHGDLDADARDEEADRFRAWLTGAEGREVLGEQGFRSASGDRPLLDTGSAVPSGLTGGVRPADSADAADLDRALEEYGDAHGPGRVLFLLDSSGSMAGLWDGPSGGPGILKQTLPGLGGEDEYGVWAVHGLTGRTHTELVPFGTHSRKKAEQDLDTGKVRDAEADPSAALLDALAFMRERGADDERPRLIVYLTDGEDDTRLTGDRLEQVLERAGSAGVPVAMVTLNSGACDSGRPATRIADAGRGRCLDARDDLVPALHDEVARIGTGEE; this is encoded by the coding sequence GTGAGCCGCTTCGACCCGCGCGGCCGAGCGAACCGGGCGCTGCTCGTCGGCGTGTCCGAATACGACCACACGGCCCCCGACCCGCGGGGCGTGACCGGTCAGCTTCCCGCCGTGCGGCACAACCGGAAGACACTCGACGACGCCCTGCACCGGGGCGGGGTCTTCGGCGCGGGCGAGATCAGAGTGCTGGCCTCGCCGTCCCAGGAGGACTTCACCGCCGCGCTGCGCCATGCCGTGCGCGAGGCCGATGGCCTGCTGCTGCTCTACTTCGCCGGGCACGCCGTCGTGAACACGTCCGGCGGCGAGCTGCATCTGCAGATGCGCACCGCGCGGGTGGTCGCGGGCGAGCTGCCCGGGGCGGTGAGCTTCGCCCAGGTGCTGGGCGAGATCTGCGTCGCCGAGAGCCGCGCCGAGAAGGTGCTGGTGATCCTGGACTGCTGCTACGCGGGCCACGCCGCGGGGATCTGGCACCGTTTCGCCGACCCGGAGGGCAACAAGGAGAAGGTCCTCCTCCTGATGAGCGTCCAGCCCAACCGCTGCATCCTGGGCGGGGACGCCGACGTCGCGACGCCGTTCACCAGGGAGCTGGCCGAGGTGCTCGACGAGGGCGGGGAGGTGTGGCTCTCCGAGCTGTATCCCACGCTGAAGCAGCGGATGGACGAGGCGGGATACCGGGCGGAGGAGGACGACCCGCAGATACCGCAGGCACTGGCACCTCCCTGGGACCCGGACGCGGACGTCCTGCTGGCGGCGCGGCCGGTGCCTTCGCTCGCGCCTGAGGCTCCGCCGGTGCCGGTGCCTGACCCTGAGCCCGCGCCTCCGCCCGTGCCCGTCGGGGTTCCGGATCCGCCGCCGGTCCGCCCGCGCCGGTTGCGGCAGTTCACGCGGGCGGCGGCCGCCGCTGTCCGGGCCGTCGCCGAACGGCTCGGCCGGACCGCCCTGCTCACCGCCGTGCTGGCCCTGCTCGCCACCGGCGCCGGCGGCTACGGGATCTTCGCCGTCCTCGGCGACTCCGCGATCTGCGCGCCCTCCCTGGAGCTGCGCGTGCTGACCGACCCCGACCTGGAACCGGCGATGCAGGCCGCCGCGGACGCCTACTTCGTCTCGGGCGCGAACACCACGGACGACGGCTGCCGACGCGGCGGCGTCACCGTCTACAGCGCCGGTTCCGCCGCCGTGGTCAGCGCGCTGAGCGAGCGGACCGACGCCTGGCAGCAGCCGCGCGAGGACGACAACCCGCAGCGGGACATCGGCCCCCAGCCGGACGTGTGGATACCCGCGACCGGCGCCGACGTCGGCCGGGTCGCCGCCGCGCAGGAGGACCGGGTCTTCGCCCGACTGGAGCCGGACACCGAGCCGTTGGCCTACTCGCCGGTGGTGCTGGCCGTCCCGCGGGGCTTGGACCACACCCTCGGCAAGTCCACCGGGCGTTCGCTGTCGGAGCTCGTCGACGTCCTGGAGGGCGGGCCCGGCGCCGCCGAAGTGCACCGCCCCGACCCCGCCTTGACCGGCTCGGCGCTGCTGGCGACCGCGGGCCTGTACGGCGACGGGGACGACGCGCGCGGCGCCGAGCTGCGCATCACCCGGCCCGAGCGGCCCGAGCCCTCGGCCGTCAAGCTGCTGTGCAGCCTGCCCGACGACGACGCCGTGGACGACCGCGGCGCGGCCCTGGTCCCGGAGTTCCTGCTCAGAAGCGGGATCGGCTGCCGCCCGGCCACCCGCGTGCCGCGCACCGCCGCCTACCCCGACGACGTACCCGGACTGGAACCGACGTTCGTGCGGGTGCGCTGGGACCACGGCGACCTGGACGCCGACGCGCGCGACGAGGAGGCGGACCGCTTCCGCGCCTGGCTGACCGGTGCGGAGGGCCGGGAGGTGCTCGGCGAGCAGGGCTTCAGGTCCGCGAGCGGTGACCGCCCGCTGCTCGACACCGGGTCGGCGGTCCCCTCCGGCCTGACCGGCGGAGTCCGCCCGGCGGACTCCGCCGACGCGGCGGATCTGGACCGGGCACTGGAGGAGTACGGCGACGCGCACGGACCGGGCCGGGTCCTCTTCCTGCTCGACAGCTCCGGCTCGATGGCCGGTCTGTGGGACGGCCCCAGCGGCGGCCCCGGCATCCTGAAGCAGACCCTGCCCGGGCTCGGCGGGGAGGACGAGTACGGGGTGTGGGCCGTGCACGGCCTCACCGGCCGTACGCACACCGAGCTGGTGCCCTTCGGCACCCACTCCCGCAAGAAGGCTGAACAGGACCTCGACACCGGCAAGGTGCGGGACGCGGAGGCAGATCCGTCGGCCGCCCTGCTGGACGCCCTGGCGTTCATGCGGGAACGCGGCGCCGACGACGAGAGGCCGCGACTGATCGTGTATCTCACCGACGGCGAGGACGACACCCGCCTGACCGGCGACCGGCTGGAACAGGTGCTTGAGCGGGCCGGGTCCGCGGGCGTGCCCGTGGCGATGGTGACCCTGAACAGCGGCGCCTGCGACAGCGGGCGCCCCGCCACGCGCATCGCCGACGCCGGGCGGGGCCGCTGCCTGGACGCCCGGGACGACCTGGTCCCCGCCCTGCACGACGAGGTCGCCCGCATCGGAACGGGAGAGGAATGA